One genomic segment of Theobroma cacao cultivar B97-61/B2 chromosome 6, Criollo_cocoa_genome_V2, whole genome shotgun sequence includes these proteins:
- the LOC18595105 gene encoding small nuclear ribonucleoprotein-associated protein B — protein sequence MSMSKSSKMLQFINYRMRVTIQDGRQLVGKFMAFDRHMNLVLGDCEEFRKLPPAKGKKNSNTNEEREDRRTLGLVLLRGEEVISMTVEGPPPPEESRSKAASANAVPGPGVGRAAGRGIPTGPLVQAQPGLAGPVRGVGGPAPGMMQPQMSRPPVPQLSAPPMTYPPAGGAPPVIRPPGQMPPGAYPGQPQPPQMPRGPPPQVPPPAFGVRPPQQFPVPPPQYGQRPMVPPPGPMMRGPPAPPPPRPGMPAPPPPRPGMPPPPGAVPVFGPPRPGMPPPPNPQNQQQNQQQ from the coding sequence ATGTCGATGTCCAAGAGTTCCAAAATGCTTCAGTTCATCAACTACCGGATGCGGGTCACCATCCAAGACGGGCGCCAACTGGTCGGCAAATTCATGGCCTTCGACCGCCACATGAATCTCGTGCTCGGCGACTGCGAGGAGTTCCGCAAGCTTCCTCCTGCTAAAGGAAAGAAGAACTCGAACACCAACGAGGAACGCGAAGACCGTCGAACCCTTGGCCTTGTTCTTCTCCGTGGCGAAGAGGTTATTTCCATGACCGTCGAGGGTCCTCCTCCTCCTGAAGAGTCTCGTTCCAAGGCTGCTTCCGCTAATGCTGTCCCTGGCCCTGGTGTTGGTCGTGCTGCTGGCCGTGGGATCCCCACTGGGCCACTTGTTCAGGCCCAGCCTGGTCTTGCTGGCCCTGTTCGTGGTGTTGGAGGTCCTGCTCCCGGGATGATGCAGCCCCAGATGTCTCGACCACCTGTTCCGCAGCTCTCCGCTCCTCCCATGACTTACCCTCCTGCTGGTGGAGCTCCACCCGTGATCCGTCCCCCTGGGCAAATGCCACCTGGCGCTTACCCGGGACAACCGCAACCACCTCAGATGCCACGTGGCCCACCTCCTCAGGTACCGCCTCCGGCTTTTGGAGTAAGACCTCCTCAGCAGTTCCCAGTGCCGCCACCTCAATATGGTCAGAGGCCGATGGTTCCACCTCCAGGACCAATGATGAGAGGACCTCCAGCTCCACCGCCTCCACGGCCTGGAATGCCTGCTCCACCTCCACCACGGCCTGGAATGCCTCCTCCTCCTGGTGCTGTTCCTGTTTTTGGACCACCACGTCCAGGAATGCCACCTCCACCAAATCCTCAAAATCAGCAGCAGAATCAGCAGCAGTAG
- the LOC18595106 gene encoding coatomer subunit epsilon-1 encodes MAAAAAVPDHLFNLRNNFYLGSYQAAINNSDLPNLSTDDAVERDCLVYRSYIALGSYQLVINEIDSSAATPLQAVKLLALYLSNPHEKESTISSLKEWLSDPAIGNNAILRLIAGIIFMHEEDYNEALKHTNAGGTMELHALNVQIFIKMHRSDYAEKQLRVMQQIDEDHTLTQLANAWLNLAVGGSKIQEAYLIFQDFSEKYPMTGLILNGKAVCCMHMGNFDEAETLLLEALNKDAKDPETLANLVVCSLHLGKSSSRYLSQLKLTHPEHVLVKRASSAEDSFERAVQSVA; translated from the exons atggcGGCAGCAGCAGCAGTTCCAGATCACTTGTTCAATTTAAGGAACAATTTCTACTTGGGTTCGTATCAGGCCGCCATCAACAACAGCGATCTTCCCAATCTCTCCACCGATGACGCCGTCGAGCGCGACTGCCTCGTTTACCGCTCTTACATCGCTCTCGGCAGCTACCAA TTGGTGATCAATGAGATCGACTCCTCTGCTGCTACTCCTCTCCAAGCCGTTAAATTGCTGGCTCTCTATCTCTCCAACCCTCACGAGAAG GAATCGACGATTTCGAGCTTGAAAGAGTGGTTGTCAGATCCAGCAATTGGAAACAATGCCATCTTAAGGTTGATTGCTGGAATCATTTTCATGCATGAAGAAGATTATAATGAGGCTCTTAAACACACCAATGCTGGTGGCACCATGGAACT GCATGCATTGAATGTTCAAATATTCATCAAGATGCACCGGTCAGATTATGCAGAGAAACAGCTAAGGGTCATGCAGCAGATTGATGAGGACCATACACTGACTCAACTAGCAAATGCATGGTTGAATCTAGCAGTG GGTGGTTCAAAGATACAGGAAGCGTATCTGATTTTCCAAGATTTCTCTGAGAAATATCCAATGACCGGACTGATCCTGAATGGGAAGGCTGTCTGCTGTATGCACATGGGAAACTTTGATGAAGCTGAAACGCTGTTGCTTGAAGCACTTAACAAG GATGCAAAGGATCCTGAAACTCTGGCCAACCTGGTTGTATGCAGTCTTCACCTTGGTAAATCATCTTCACGTTACCTAAG CCAACTGAAGCTCACACATCCAGAGCATGTTCTTGTTAAACGTGCATCATCTGCAGAAGACAGCTTTGAAAGAGCAGTGCAATCAGTTGCTTGA